In a genomic window of Veillonellaceae bacterium:
- a CDS encoding energy transducer TonB → MKLTLWHKAMIFSLVLNISVFGITGVWSQFAAQQQQPLTEIIVDLSIPMDETAQQSNGLFSPDNIEPSEFEPAETNPLSAAESLTSASSAVIQSQQEFPSTSGNANMTEAPTSAAAPTKSSAPQAGSMGITPPKLLKRIQPVYPEIARRNGASGTVKVKALILKDGSVGDCSVIASSGYPELDEAALNAVQAGQFSPAIDRATRQPIKSYVALSVSFSLNKR, encoded by the coding sequence ATGAAGCTAACTTTGTGGCATAAAGCGATGATTTTCTCGTTAGTTCTAAATATAAGTGTCTTTGGAATAACAGGCGTCTGGTCGCAATTTGCTGCACAACAGCAACAGCCGCTTACTGAAATTATTGTTGACTTATCAATACCGATGGATGAAACTGCTCAGCAAAGCAACGGACTCTTTTCACCTGACAATATTGAGCCCTCTGAATTTGAACCGGCTGAAACGAACCCGTTATCAGCAGCTGAAAGTCTCACTTCTGCTTCTTCGGCTGTTATTCAGTCACAGCAAGAATTTCCCAGTACTTCTGGCAATGCCAATATGACCGAGGCGCCAACTTCAGCAGCAGCTCCAACCAAATCAAGTGCTCCGCAGGCTGGCAGTATGGGAATTACTCCGCCTAAATTACTCAAACGGATACAGCCGGTGTATCCTGAAATTGCCCGCAGAAATGGTGCATCGGGTACTGTTAAGGTCAAGGCGCTTATCTTGAAAGACGGGTCAGTAGGTGACTGCTCTGTTATCGCGTCCTCGGGATATCCGGAACTTGATGAAGCTGCTCTAAACGCAGTGCAAGCAGGGCAGTTTTCACCGGCGATTGACCGGGCAACTAGGCAGCCGATTAAATCCTATGTGGCATTATCTGTT